The Chitinophaga sp. H8 genome contains a region encoding:
- a CDS encoding acylphosphatase, translating into MEKIRKEITVKGRVQGVGFRMSTLLEANRLHIKGEVKNLPNGDVWIGAEGAVSDMEQFIAWCRHGPSTARVTEILIVTGPLQYYEFFNIGR; encoded by the coding sequence ATGGAGAAGATACGTAAAGAGATTACAGTAAAAGGCCGTGTACAAGGCGTTGGTTTCCGTATGAGCACACTGCTTGAGGCTAATAGACTGCATATAAAAGGAGAAGTGAAAAATTTACCCAATGGAGATGTATGGATTGGTGCAGAAGGGGCAGTAAGCGATATGGAACAATTCATTGCATGGTGCCGCCATGGGCCTTCAACAGCCAGGGTAACTGAAATACTTATTGTAACCGGACCATTGCAATATTATGAGTTTTTTAATATCGGCAGATAG
- a CDS encoding C1 family peptidase: MNILHLATLRTTVNNQIKRGLLLLMMLCVLGVVSIQAQDGALTIIRNNAATAVKNQARTGTCWCFSTTSLIESECLRKGLPAIDLSEMFTVRNIYKEKAQNYIRRQGATRFDEGGLGHDVIHAIAAYGAMPESAYSGLIGQATTHDHSQMVPALKNYLDSLLKLSPVPENWLSGFTTIMDSYIGPPPATFEYNGHNYTPLSFAKEVLKFNPDDYAFFTSFTHHPFYQSFIIEVPDNVSNGAYYNIPLTELVNITKTAVQKGYTVMWDADVSNNGWLTSKGYAFSPAADSIPMAKDIDPDIPEKAYTQTYRQSLYEQLITQDDHLMHITGMKKTAKGKYFFVVKNSWSQKAGPFGGYINVSEPYFAINTVTIIVPKAALDKDIKHKMLAVK, from the coding sequence ATGAACATATTACACCTGGCCACTTTACGGACAACTGTTAATAATCAAATAAAAAGAGGGTTATTGCTTCTTATGATGTTATGCGTGCTTGGAGTGGTAAGCATACAGGCCCAGGACGGCGCTTTAACTATAATACGGAATAATGCTGCTACGGCTGTAAAAAATCAGGCAAGAACGGGTACCTGTTGGTGCTTTTCCACTACTTCACTCATTGAATCGGAGTGCTTGCGGAAGGGACTACCAGCAATCGATTTATCTGAAATGTTTACAGTGCGTAATATTTATAAAGAGAAAGCACAAAATTATATCCGCCGCCAGGGTGCCACCCGCTTTGACGAAGGAGGATTGGGACATGATGTGATCCATGCAATAGCCGCTTATGGAGCCATGCCAGAAAGTGCATACAGCGGCCTTATAGGACAAGCGACCACTCATGACCATAGCCAGATGGTTCCTGCATTAAAAAACTATCTCGATAGCTTGTTAAAGCTATCTCCGGTACCTGAAAACTGGCTTTCAGGTTTTACGACTATTATGGATAGTTATATAGGTCCGCCCCCGGCTACCTTTGAATATAATGGCCACAATTATACTCCTTTATCCTTTGCGAAGGAGGTGTTAAAGTTCAATCCGGACGATTATGCTTTCTTCACGTCATTTACACACCATCCTTTTTATCAAAGCTTTATTATAGAGGTTCCGGATAATGTATCTAATGGCGCCTATTATAATATTCCATTAACTGAATTGGTTAACATTACTAAAACTGCTGTACAAAAGGGGTATACCGTAATGTGGGATGCAGATGTGAGCAATAATGGATGGCTTACCTCAAAAGGCTATGCCTTCTCCCCTGCTGCTGATAGTATCCCAATGGCCAAAGACATTGATCCTGATATACCTGAAAAAGCATATACACAGACATATCGCCAAAGTTTGTATGAACAGCTTATCACACAAGATGATCATCTGATGCATATTACTGGTATGAAAAAAACGGCTAAAGGGAAATACTTCTTTGTAGTAAAAAATTCCTGGAGTCAAAAAGCGGGACCTTTCGGAGGATACATAAATGTTTCCGAGCCATACTTTGCGATTAATACAGTAACTATTATAGTCCCTAAGGCTGCTTTAGACAAAGATATTAAGCATAAAATGCTGGCTGTCAAATAA
- a CDS encoding M56 family metallopeptidase, producing MTPLFPFTADLIRAFGWTIIHSVWQAFFVYACLRIVLTLWPMANARIKYNLSFLSLAGIFTWFIITLYQQIAAVQHTAIPLSATEFQLLTSSAAWQPAPTVYQNEAELVGLFPNLEMCFPILVALYIAGISIMIIKLVIDVHQLRQIRKKQVVPIDALWEKHLAQLTKQLGIPRKVRLMVSKSLQVPVMIGFLKPLILLPMAMVNNMNEDQLEAILLHELAHIKRNDYLLNIFQSIAETILFFNPFIWWISKNIRQEREHCCDDVVIASSVQPLHYARALVALEEHRLNSNPLAMAAADNKQYLFYRIKRIMEMKTKNLNYSQKILAVLIIATGLISIAWLNPAHQKDNCLPQQTPTQETLLISQPITTPAPVIGIMSVIPNVQAEPLAFKTIATPPAAILPVPKIPAIHNVIAPVPPIPQDTIPPATEKSPVAPSNEDEQKLAAAREKMRQAQNQMREAEETMREINWKNIREAQQEAMKNIDWEKMSKAQQEAMKNIDWKKMSKAQQEAMKNIDWKKMNKDIALAMQNIDWKEISKAQQEAMKNIDWKKIQRDVQAAQQNVNWDELRTNVKEGMKQAKAGVEQAQKERLIILKELQDTQREMRKSLTESTTLQQGKAERDNYQQFINKMAADKLLDTNQPFIIEKKNNDLYINGIMQLPSVTEKYSKYLNKTQKMTIRGENNNLEINIDNN from the coding sequence ATGACACCCTTGTTCCCTTTTACAGCTGATTTGATACGTGCGTTTGGATGGACGATTATACACTCTGTATGGCAGGCATTTTTCGTTTATGCTTGTCTTCGCATAGTGCTTACGCTATGGCCTATGGCTAATGCGAGAATCAAGTATAACCTTTCCTTTCTGTCATTAGCCGGTATTTTTACCTGGTTTATAATCACACTTTACCAGCAGATAGCGGCTGTACAGCACACTGCAATCCCTTTATCAGCTACTGAATTTCAGTTGTTAACAAGTTCTGCTGCCTGGCAACCTGCCCCTACTGTATACCAGAATGAAGCAGAGCTGGTAGGCTTGTTTCCCAATCTTGAAATGTGCTTTCCCATATTAGTAGCATTATATATTGCCGGTATTAGTATCATGATCATTAAGCTGGTCATTGATGTGCATCAATTACGGCAAATCCGGAAAAAGCAGGTGGTTCCAATAGATGCCTTATGGGAAAAACATCTTGCACAGCTCACCAAACAGTTAGGCATTCCCCGTAAAGTAAGGTTAATGGTTTCCAAGTCATTACAGGTACCAGTAATGATAGGCTTCCTGAAACCACTGATACTGTTGCCTATGGCGATGGTCAACAATATGAACGAAGATCAGTTGGAGGCTATCTTATTACATGAGCTGGCCCATATCAAACGTAATGACTATCTGCTGAATATCTTCCAATCTATTGCAGAAACCATACTTTTCTTTAATCCTTTTATCTGGTGGATTTCCAAAAATATTCGCCAGGAAAGAGAACATTGTTGCGATGACGTGGTAATAGCCAGTAGTGTTCAACCACTGCATTATGCCAGAGCTCTTGTTGCACTGGAGGAACACAGGTTGAACTCCAATCCACTTGCCATGGCCGCAGCAGACAACAAACAATATTTGTTTTATCGCATTAAACGTATCATGGAAATGAAAACTAAAAATCTTAATTATAGCCAAAAAATTTTAGCAGTGCTGATCATCGCTACCGGCCTCATTTCTATTGCATGGCTCAATCCAGCCCATCAAAAAGATAACTGTTTACCACAGCAAACACCTACTCAAGAGACCCTTTTAATATCGCAGCCAATTACCACACCGGCTCCTGTTATTGGTATAATGTCTGTTATTCCAAATGTTCAGGCTGAACCGCTGGCTTTCAAAACAATAGCAACACCGCCCGCTGCTATATTACCAGTTCCTAAAATACCTGCGATACATAACGTCATCGCTCCTGTTCCTCCAATACCACAGGATACCATACCTCCTGCTACAGAAAAGAGTCCGGTTGCCCCCAGCAATGAAGATGAACAAAAGCTTGCAGCAGCACGGGAAAAAATGCGACAGGCTCAAAACCAGATGAGAGAAGCAGAGGAAACAATGCGGGAAATTAACTGGAAGAATATAAGGGAGGCCCAACAGGAAGCGATGAAAAACATTGACTGGGAGAAAATGAGCAAAGCACAGCAGGAAGCGATGAAGAACATTGACTGGAAAAAGATGAGCAAGGCACAGCAGGAAGCGATGAAGAACATTGACTGGAAAAAAATGAATAAAGATATCGCACTCGCCATGCAGAATATTGACTGGAAGGAAATAAGCAAGGCACAACAGGAAGCGATGAAGAATATTGACTGGAAGAAAATACAACGGGATGTGCAGGCAGCACAGCAAAATGTCAACTGGGATGAGTTAAGGACCAATGTAAAAGAAGGTATGAAACAAGCAAAAGCTGGTGTTGAGCAAGCACAAAAAGAACGGCTTATCATACTCAAAGAGCTGCAGGATACACAGCGGGAAATGAGAAAGTCTTTAACCGAAAGCACTACATTGCAGCAAGGAAAAGCGGAAAGAGATAACTACCAGCAATTTATTAACAAGATGGCAGCAGATAAACTGTTGGATACCAATCAGCCTTTTATAATAGAGAAGAAAAATAATGACCTCTATATCAATGGCATTATGCAACTTCCCTCAGTAACCGAAAAATATAGCAAATACCTGAATAAAACTCAGAAAATGACCATTCGGGGAGAAAACAACAATCTGGAAATCAATATCGATAACAATTGA
- a CDS encoding BlaI/MecI/CopY family transcriptional regulator: MNSIKPTKPTESELDILSILWEKGPCTVRDVHDILAQNKEAGYTTTLKLMQIMHEKGLLARDTSSKTHVYTALVSQEHTQKQLLDKMIDTVFNGSASQLVLQALGHHQSSPEELDKIKKYLSEMEKLQK, from the coding sequence ATGAACAGTATTAAACCAACGAAACCAACGGAGAGCGAGTTAGATATTTTGAGTATTCTATGGGAAAAAGGCCCATGTACAGTCCGGGATGTTCATGATATCCTGGCGCAGAACAAGGAAGCTGGCTATACAACTACCCTCAAACTCATGCAGATTATGCACGAAAAAGGGTTGCTCGCCCGCGATACAAGTAGTAAGACACATGTTTATACAGCATTAGTTTCACAGGAGCATACACAGAAGCAGCTATTGGATAAGATGATTGATACCGTGTTTAATGGGTCTGCTTCTCAGCTGGTATTGCAAGCCCTGGGTCACCACCAATCTTCTCCGGAGGAGCTGGACAAAATAAAAAAGTATTTATCTGAAATGGAAAAACTACAAAAATAA
- a CDS encoding sterol desaturase family protein → MFPDLIHYAIPGFVLLLTLEVIFSVIEKKELYTTKDAASSIAMGLGNVATGLFTKAIIFAVYSFAWKFRLFTLGFEWWVWVLCFFADDFSYYWFHRTSHSVRFFWASHVIHHSSQKYNLATALRQTWTGNFTGTFLFWVWMPLLGFHPAMVMSMQAISLIYQFWIHTEAIQKLPKAIELIFNTPSHHRVHHGSDIKYLDKNHAGVLIIWDRLFGTFQEEEERPAYGLTKNINTYNPLLIATHEWIDIWKDIRHARSFKAAWHYLFDAPGWSHDGSRKTTRQLRQEQSEQEDALAVPSTLK, encoded by the coding sequence ATGTTCCCTGACCTTATTCATTACGCTATTCCTGGTTTTGTGTTGCTCCTGACGCTGGAAGTTATTTTTTCAGTTATTGAAAAGAAGGAACTATATACCACAAAAGATGCAGCCAGCAGTATCGCTATGGGATTAGGTAATGTTGCCACGGGGCTGTTTACAAAGGCCATCATCTTCGCAGTTTACAGTTTTGCCTGGAAATTCCGGCTGTTTACATTAGGTTTCGAATGGTGGGTATGGGTACTTTGTTTTTTTGCGGACGATTTCAGTTATTACTGGTTTCATCGTACCAGTCATAGTGTTCGCTTTTTCTGGGCCTCTCATGTTATTCATCATTCTTCTCAAAAATACAATCTGGCCACCGCGCTACGTCAAACCTGGACAGGTAACTTTACCGGGACCTTTCTTTTCTGGGTATGGATGCCTTTATTAGGTTTTCATCCTGCTATGGTCATGTCTATGCAGGCCATTAGCCTTATTTATCAATTCTGGATTCATACAGAAGCGATCCAGAAACTGCCCAAAGCTATTGAGCTTATCTTTAATACCCCCTCCCATCACCGGGTGCACCATGGCTCCGATATCAAATACCTGGATAAGAACCATGCAGGGGTACTTATTATCTGGGATCGTCTTTTCGGTACTTTCCAGGAAGAGGAAGAGCGGCCTGCCTATGGTCTTACCAAAAACATTAATACCTATAATCCTTTACTTATTGCCACCCATGAATGGATTGATATCTGGAAAGATATACGGCATGCCCGCTCTTTTAAAGCAGCCTGGCATTATCTGTTTGATGCACCCGGCTGGAGCCATGATGGAAGCCGCAAAACAACCCGGCAATTACGGCAGGAACAATCAGAACAGGAAGATGCCTTAGCGGTACCCTCAACGCTTAAATAG
- a CDS encoding DUF4249 domain-containing protein, which yields MQKLSLLILFTIITVLSACEDAIDLKVDQGQSYPVVDAWITDEAIPQKIVLTQSVAYTTPGKAPAISDATVTLYDVTAGKTYPFAFQDNAYRYDAGAGQAIGVVNHVYKLSITYKGEIFEAYDTLKRVPPIDSISYEFKTKEESVSNKEGYYAKFHATDLPNGMDYYWIRSYRNNLTQRLEDGFSVNGSYDEDIAIDGGKFILPIAENITDYLKPFQKDETVIVRLMSVTKGTHQFLVQVNEQMTPGGLFAKVLENVKSNLRNTEKDGKYRLLGWFATSGVSQSEKIVK from the coding sequence ATGCAAAAGTTATCACTTCTCATATTGTTCACTATCATCACAGTGCTAAGCGCATGCGAAGATGCCATAGACCTGAAAGTGGATCAGGGACAATCATATCCGGTGGTAGATGCCTGGATTACAGATGAAGCCATTCCGCAAAAAATTGTACTCACCCAATCTGTTGCGTATACAACTCCCGGTAAGGCGCCGGCGATATCAGATGCAACCGTTACCTTATACGATGTAACTGCCGGCAAAACTTACCCTTTTGCCTTTCAGGATAATGCTTACAGGTATGATGCAGGTGCCGGACAGGCAATTGGTGTAGTCAATCATGTATACAAATTGTCTATCACCTACAAAGGAGAAATATTTGAAGCATATGACACACTTAAAAGAGTGCCACCTATTGATTCAATTTCTTATGAGTTTAAGACCAAAGAAGAGTCTGTCAGTAACAAGGAAGGCTATTATGCAAAATTCCATGCTACGGATCTTCCCAATGGCATGGACTATTACTGGATCCGTTCTTACAGAAATAATCTCACGCAGAGATTAGAAGATGGTTTTTCTGTTAATGGTTCGTATGATGAAGACATCGCGATAGATGGTGGCAAATTTATCCTCCCGATAGCTGAAAATATTACCGATTATCTCAAGCCCTTTCAGAAAGATGAAACAGTTATTGTCCGCCTGATGTCCGTAACAAAAGGTACGCATCAGTTCCTGGTGCAGGTAAATGAACAAATGACACCAGGTGGTTTGTTTGCCAAAGTGCTGGAGAATGTAAAGAGTAATTTACGTAATACGGAGAAGGATGGTAAATACAGATTACTTGGTTGGTTTGCCACATCAGGAGTAAGTCAAAGTGAAAAAATAGTGAAGTAA
- a CDS encoding TonB-dependent receptor, whose translation MKTRIILLMSFLVLMLKGQALKAQQQQRYTVSGYVKDKKNGESLIGISVSKLGTSIGTVTNEYGFYSLTLPAGDHELQFSYMGYAPVKMQVKLNSSKTMDIKLESTSSQLSEITISGKKQEKSVNTLSTSINKLDIAQLKKLPTFMGEVDVLRAIQTLPGVNTVGEGASGFNVRGGNSDENLIIMDEAPVYNSTHMLGFFSVFNPDAVKNINLIKGGFPAEYGGRTSSVLDIRLKDGNDQKFNMNGGIGNIFSRLSIEAPIVKDKSSFIVAARRSYADILMKPFLKGDQKDTKLNFYDITAKANYKFDKNNTLFVSGYFGRDVFGFGTDVNMNWGNSTATVRWNHVFNNRLFLNLTTYYSKYDYSLKFSNESKKKGNDDLQSYKWTSEITNYGLKPAFTYYLNSSNSLHFGGQAIYYGFKPGTGVSIEGIKENSKILTDKHGLESALYIDHEYKPNKKFGIQYGARLSAYQFLGKGTAYYYADTIPGIRKRNIGQKTYDGTEVIKGYYYLEPRLSARYAFSDQHAAKVAFSRTTQFMHQLSNTASPTPLDIWTPSTNNIAPQVADQYTLGYFYNAPADAFEISAEVYYKTMDHQLDYIDNADLQLNQHIEADLLPSKGRAYGLELYAKKDIGKTTGWISYTLSRTERQTKGISKDEWFLNRYDRTHNVNLVLTHEFTKRSSMSANWVYASGTPGTFADSRLEFQDWDIPYNSTDKRNNYRLPSFHRLDLSFTLKGKQLKRWKGEWVFSLYNVYGRRNAYSIYFRQNPDDPTKREAVRLSIIGSVIPGITYNFKF comes from the coding sequence ATGAAAACAAGGATTATTCTGCTTATGTCCTTTTTGGTACTTATGCTAAAAGGGCAGGCATTAAAAGCACAACAGCAACAACGATATACGGTAAGCGGTTATGTTAAAGATAAAAAGAACGGAGAAAGCCTGATTGGCATCTCTGTATCCAAACTAGGTACCAGTATCGGTACCGTTACCAATGAATATGGTTTTTATTCCCTGACCCTCCCTGCAGGTGATCATGAGCTGCAGTTTTCCTATATGGGTTATGCACCTGTTAAAATGCAGGTAAAGCTGAATAGCAGCAAAACCATGGATATTAAACTGGAAAGCACCAGTAGCCAGCTCAGTGAAATAACCATCAGTGGTAAAAAGCAGGAAAAAAGCGTTAATACTTTAAGTACAAGCATTAATAAACTGGATATTGCCCAACTGAAAAAACTTCCCACTTTCATGGGAGAAGTAGATGTACTGCGGGCCATACAAACCTTACCAGGTGTGAATACAGTGGGTGAAGGTGCTTCAGGGTTTAACGTACGTGGCGGCAACAGTGATGAGAACCTCATCATCATGGACGAAGCACCGGTATATAATTCTACCCATATGTTGGGGTTCTTCTCCGTATTTAATCCGGATGCTGTTAAAAACATCAATCTTATTAAAGGAGGTTTTCCGGCAGAATATGGCGGGCGCACTTCCTCTGTACTGGATATACGCCTGAAGGATGGAAATGACCAGAAATTCAACATGAACGGAGGAATCGGGAATATATTCAGCAGGCTGTCCATAGAAGCACCTATTGTAAAAGATAAATCCTCCTTTATCGTAGCCGCCAGAAGATCTTATGCAGATATCCTGATGAAGCCCTTTTTAAAAGGGGATCAAAAGGATACTAAACTTAACTTCTATGATATTACCGCCAAAGCCAACTACAAATTTGATAAGAACAATACCCTGTTCGTAAGTGGTTATTTTGGCAGGGATGTATTTGGTTTCGGAACAGATGTAAATATGAACTGGGGCAACAGCACGGCTACCGTCCGGTGGAACCATGTGTTTAACAACCGGTTGTTCCTCAATCTTACCACCTATTACAGCAAATATGATTACAGCCTTAAATTCAGCAATGAAAGCAAGAAAAAGGGAAATGATGATCTGCAAAGCTATAAGTGGACCTCTGAAATCACCAATTATGGCTTAAAACCAGCATTTACCTACTATCTTAACTCCAGCAACAGTTTACATTTTGGAGGCCAGGCCATCTATTACGGGTTTAAGCCTGGTACCGGTGTGAGCATAGAGGGCATCAAGGAAAACAGTAAAATACTGACAGATAAACATGGCCTTGAATCTGCCCTGTATATAGATCATGAATACAAGCCGAATAAAAAATTTGGTATCCAATATGGCGCCAGGCTTTCCGCCTATCAGTTCCTGGGTAAAGGTACCGCCTACTATTACGCAGATACCATTCCGGGCATACGCAAAAGAAATATTGGACAAAAAACCTATGATGGTACCGAAGTAATAAAAGGCTATTATTACCTGGAACCCAGGTTAAGCGCCCGGTATGCATTTTCCGACCAGCATGCAGCAAAAGTAGCTTTTAGCCGTACTACCCAGTTTATGCATCAGCTTTCCAATACGGCCTCTCCTACCCCGTTGGATATCTGGACTCCCAGTACCAATAATATAGCACCGCAGGTAGCAGATCAGTATACGTTGGGATATTTTTATAATGCTCCGGCAGATGCCTTTGAGATCTCGGCGGAAGTATATTATAAAACCATGGATCATCAATTGGATTATATAGACAATGCTGACCTGCAACTGAATCAGCACATAGAAGCAGATCTGCTGCCATCAAAAGGCCGGGCTTACGGACTTGAACTATATGCTAAAAAGGATATCGGAAAAACTACTGGCTGGATCAGTTATACACTATCCCGTACAGAGCGCCAAACAAAAGGTATTAGCAAAGATGAGTGGTTCCTGAACCGCTATGATCGTACGCATAATGTAAACCTGGTATTAACACACGAATTTACCAAGCGCTCCTCCATGTCGGCCAACTGGGTATATGCATCCGGTACACCAGGTACCTTTGCAGACAGTCGTCTTGAATTCCAGGATTGGGATATTCCTTACAACAGTACAGACAAACGTAACAATTACCGGTTGCCCTCTTTTCACCGACTTGACCTTTCCTTCACCCTTAAAGGCAAGCAGCTGAAACGCTGGAAAGGAGAATGGGTATTTTCACTGTACAATGTATACGGACGCAGAAATGCATACTCTATCTATTTCAGGCAAAACCCGGATGATCCTACCAAGAGAGAAGCGGTGCGTTTGTCGATCATCGGTTCTGTTATTCCAGGGATTACGTACAATTTCAAATTCTAA
- a CDS encoding helix-turn-helix transcriptional regulator, giving the protein MAVVITNDSNDVLFQEEITHFRDRISSGAIVEKSQEVKHSFGEASVREVYFEGIHIAYGAAQVNQNIHIEHSGGGGGTGLVGLLFVEQGNLVTNIDGVVDDFRFSSLEHNLLYNPNERETADVEKQNGMQFFGFSFTTEKFLQLAENSGPVLDKLANNIAGNKATFLNNKKNQLITPRMQMVMGEVRNCQFQGGLKKLFLQSKAMEILALQCEQYERAEMATVKSLALLPADVERIYFAREILIANAQNPPMLCALARQAGLNEFKLKAGFKKIFNNTVFGYLNDHRLEQARQLVLQGMLPLAQIADDMGYSSPQHFSNAFRRKFGVSPGKMR; this is encoded by the coding sequence ATGGCTGTAGTAATCACAAATGACTCAAATGATGTGTTGTTTCAGGAAGAAATAACACATTTCAGAGATAGAATATCTTCTGGCGCTATAGTAGAAAAAAGCCAGGAAGTGAAGCATAGTTTTGGAGAAGCCAGTGTCCGGGAGGTATATTTTGAGGGCATTCATATTGCATATGGCGCTGCTCAGGTGAACCAGAATATACATATTGAACATAGCGGAGGTGGCGGTGGAACAGGACTTGTGGGATTGCTTTTTGTGGAACAGGGCAACCTGGTGACTAATATAGATGGCGTAGTAGATGATTTCAGGTTTTCCTCCCTGGAACATAACCTGCTTTATAATCCTAATGAAAGAGAAACTGCTGATGTGGAGAAACAAAACGGGATGCAGTTTTTTGGGTTCAGCTTTACAACAGAAAAATTCCTGCAATTGGCCGAAAATAGTGGCCCCGTATTGGATAAGCTGGCCAATAATATTGCCGGCAATAAAGCCACATTTTTAAATAACAAGAAAAACCAGCTGATTACCCCCCGCATGCAGATGGTAATGGGAGAGGTGCGTAACTGCCAGTTTCAGGGGGGATTGAAAAAATTGTTCCTGCAATCCAAGGCGATGGAAATACTGGCATTGCAATGTGAACAGTATGAACGTGCAGAAATGGCCACCGTTAAGTCACTGGCATTATTGCCTGCGGATGTGGAAAGAATCTATTTTGCCAGAGAGATATTAATAGCCAATGCACAAAATCCGCCAATGCTTTGTGCTTTAGCAAGGCAAGCCGGACTGAACGAATTCAAGCTTAAAGCAGGCTTCAAAAAAATATTTAACAATACCGTTTTCGGCTATCTGAACGATCACCGGCTGGAACAAGCCAGGCAACTGGTGTTACAAGGTATGCTGCCGCTTGCGCAAATTGCTGATGACATGGGCTATTCCTCTCCGCAGCATTTTAGTAACGCCTTCCGCAGAAAGTTTGGGGTAAGTCCCGGTAAAATGAGATAA
- a CDS encoding NAD(P)-dependent oxidoreductase, with protein MKVSIIGASGFIGSAILQEALNRGHEVTAIVRHPEKITLQNPHLTVKKGDVQSAAEVAGLVKGTAAVISAFNAHDTNTYIKAIHAIIDGTKQAGIKRLLVVSGAGSLEVAPGVQAVDTPEFPEAWKAGALATREAFYVVKQEKELEWTVLSPAATIAPGERTGKFRLGKDQLLTNDKGESTISTADYAVAMIDELEQPQHVRERFTLAY; from the coding sequence ATGAAAGTAAGTATCATTGGTGCATCCGGCTTTATTGGTTCCGCTATTTTGCAGGAAGCCTTAAACAGGGGGCATGAAGTAACCGCCATTGTGCGTCATCCGGAGAAAATAACATTACAAAACCCACATTTAACCGTTAAAAAGGGAGATGTGCAAAGTGCGGCTGAAGTAGCCGGACTGGTGAAGGGAACAGCTGCCGTGATCAGTGCTTTTAATGCACATGATACCAACACTTATATAAAAGCCATACATGCCATCATTGATGGTACTAAACAGGCAGGCATTAAACGGCTGCTGGTAGTAAGTGGAGCTGGTAGCCTGGAAGTGGCTCCTGGCGTACAAGCGGTGGATACACCGGAGTTTCCGGAAGCGTGGAAAGCAGGTGCATTAGCCACCCGTGAAGCCTTTTATGTAGTAAAGCAGGAAAAAGAACTGGAATGGACTGTTTTAAGTCCCGCTGCAACGATAGCTCCCGGAGAGCGTACCGGTAAATTCCGTCTTGGTAAAGATCAGCTACTTACCAATGATAAAGGGGAAAGTACTATTTCAACAGCAGACTATGCGGTGGCTATGATAGATGAGCTGGAGCAGCCACAGCACGTACGTGAAAGATTTACATTAGCCTATTGA
- a CDS encoding Rrf2 family transcriptional regulator produces MIKSKFAISVHILTLLSSSEDWLSSEYIAGSLNTNPAIVRKELSGLRQAGLVESKEGKNGGSRLSKPAAEIKLADVFAAVKEDHVFGFSPNLPNPKCPVGAHINNALETLFTAIDESVYNKLKGQTLAEFSAQFA; encoded by the coding sequence ATGATCAAAAGCAAATTCGCCATATCAGTACATATACTCACCCTGCTTAGCAGCAGTGAGGACTGGTTGTCATCAGAGTACATTGCAGGCTCTTTAAATACGAACCCTGCCATTGTACGTAAAGAACTGAGCGGATTGCGGCAGGCTGGTCTGGTAGAAAGTAAAGAAGGTAAAAACGGTGGCAGCCGGCTGAGCAAACCTGCTGCTGAGATTAAACTGGCAGATGTATTTGCGGCTGTAAAAGAAGATCATGTATTTGGCTTCTCTCCTAACCTGCCTAATCCCAAATGTCCCGTAGGTGCACACATCAATAATGCACTGGAAACGTTATTTACCGCCATAGACGAATCTGTTTATAATAAACTGAAAGGCCAGACATTAGCCGAATTCAGTGCCCAGTTTGCTTAG